The window ATACCGACGGGTACGAGATCAGCAAGACCACTATCTATGTCAGCGCTAAGATCTACCAGTGCCCGTCCAGCCCGATTAACTAACAATGGATTCGTCCAGAGGGAACGAATGTCTCGGAGCAGTTCTTCATTTCCGAGGTGCATAATATGAAGGTAAGCTAAATCCAATTGAGCTAATTCTTGCACCAGGTAACGGTAAAGTTCAGGACCTTGTTCACCATCTTGAATTCCCCCAAGAGGGGTCCCAGGCGATATGCGGAAGCCAGTTCTTTCGGCTCCAATCTCATCGACGATGGCTCTTGCTACTTCAATGGCGAAGCGAGCACGATTTTCTATAGATCCGCCATATTCATCCGTCCGCGTATTCGAACTTTCCGCGATAAATTGATTAATCAGATAACCGTTAGCTCCATGAATTTCAACACCATCAGCTCCTGCTGCAATAGCTGCCGCAGCCGCTTTGCGGAAGTCTTTAATGGTCGTTTGAATATCTTCTTTACTTAACTCACGTGGTACGGGGATATCCTGCATGCCTGTAACAGTAAACATTTCTACACCTGGCGCGATGGGGGAAGGTGCAACGGGTTGTCGATGATGGGGTGTATTGTCGGGGTGCGACATACGACCGGCATGCATCAATTGGATATACATATACCCACCTGCTCCATGCACTGCATCTGTAACTTTTCTCCACCCTTCAATATGCTTTTCCGTATAGATCCCGGGAGTCCACAAGTAACCTTGACCATCATCTGAAGGTTGCGCACCTTCTGTAATAATAAGTCCCATGGATGCGCGCTGGGCGTAATAAAGGGAAGCCTCCTCTCCAGGCGTACCGTCTTGTTGAGCTCTACTACGTGTCATTGGTGCCATCGCTAACCGATGAGGCAATTCCATTTTTCCGATTTTCGTTTTACTCCACAACTTTTCCATTCTTCCATATTCCCCTTTTCAAATGATGTATCCCATCAATCGAATAAATATTACAGCCCTTCAAAGATCGGATAGATTGGCCCTCTCAAATTGAAATCATAATTCTGGTCTACGATCCCTACCACTTCGTTGCTATCAAAAAGATCCAGCATGAAGCTCGCCATTTGCTTGGCAGTATGGTACTTAGGCAAGTTGGCTTTGTAATCAAAATCTTCGATATCGATTGATTTTTTCACGAATTCCGTTTCCGTTATGGCTGGTGCTAGAATTTTTGCCTTTGTTTTCGCGCCTTTCAGTTCGAGTTCTTTTGCAAGCCCTTCTGTGAAGGCACTCACATAATATTTAGATGCAGAGTAAGCAACACTACCGACAGCAATGATATATCCGAGTGCTGATGACACGTTAATTAACTGAGTACCTTCTACGTCAGCATAATCTCGCACATATAGTGTTGAAAGGATGGTCAAGGATTCGATGTTAACGCGTAACATGGTTTCGACTTTTTGTAGTTTCTGCTCGGCTACGAAGGAGCCTTCACCAAGCCCTGCATTATTAATCCATGTCTCGATTTGATATTCCTTTAAATCGTTATACAGTGTATAGGCTTGATCCGTAACCGACAGGTCGCTTGTACGAATCACAACATCCACGTCAGGATGGTTATTTTGGATCGTCGATTTAAGCTCTTCTAATTTGTCCAATCTTCTGGCTACCAAAATCAAGTTTTTGCCACGTGCAGCGAACGCCAATGCTGTCTCATATCCAATGCCGGAGCTTGCTCCTGTGATCACGGTGTACTTCATATTAATCTCTCCTCCAGATTCATGTGTGTAATATAATTTAAGAATGATCATTCTAATTAGAATAAAAAAAAGTTAGTTATAAATCTAACTTACTTTTACTATATCATTTCTAGAACGAACGGTAAAGAATATTTTTTGAAGGATTAAATCCTACCTATGCCTAGAAAGTGATCCCGTTGGTCATTATACCCAAAGTTCTTCTCTTTTACGGTCAGGATACTAGTTCTTTTCTCGGAGAAAGACAAGAACTTGTATCATTGCAACAAATAAGGGTGTTCAGTTGCCCCTTCAGCTCTATCTGCTATTCGCCCGTATTGTTATGCTATTCAAAAATGACACTGGTTGTAGTCACGTTCAATCTAATACAGCCAGCGTCGTATCAACAATATCCTTTAGCTTTTGTTGATCCGTCGTGGTCTTAACCAATGTGCGTAGTCCCAACCAGGCATTCATTAAAAAGCGAGACATAACTTTAGCTTCAAGGTTAGCCCTGATTTCACCGGTTTGCTGCCCTTCCTGAAGAAGTTGAGTCAAAAACGCTTCAGTCTTGGAATAACTTTCCTCAACCAAGGAGGCAACTTCCGGATCCAATACGCCCAATTCCACACCCGAATTCACAAGTAAACATCCCAGAGGCTCTCCTTCATTTCTCAATGTCAATTGGAACATTTCCCGGATTAATTCCTTGACCGACTTTTGCTTTTCAACGAGAAATCTCATTTTTTGGGTTTGCTTAGCTTCATACCGTTCGAGAGCTTTCATAAACAAGGCATGCTTATCCCCAAACGTATCATAGATACTTCTCCGATGAATGCCCATAAAATCAACTAATTCCTGCATTGAAGTTTTCTCATATCCTTGTGTCCAAAACAGTTGTATTGCTTTATCCAATACTTCATTAATTTCAAATTCTTTGGATCTTGCCATTGTTATCACCTCAGACAATCATTATACATTTAAGTGAACAATCAGCAAACTGGATGTGAAAAAAACAAAAATAAAATCAAGCGTGGCGCTCGATTTTATTCTTTATAATGCAGTACACGATGATTCAGCTCGGTTTAACGAAGGATTCTTCGTTTGTCCGTATTCACCAAACATTTTGGTTCCTTTATGCTTCCGTTTTATATCAACCTTCAGGAACCATCAGCCATTAAATACTCGTGTTCTATAGTTTAATTTTTACTATTTCAAAGGCTTTTTACTCTCAGTTCCATTCAACAACCATTCAAGTGAACATCCGAATTTTAAATGAATAGAAACGACCGTTTCTACGGAAGGCTTACTTTTTCCGGACTCTATATCACTTAAACTCCCTTGGGAAACTCCTATTAACTTAGCAAATTCAATTTGATTAAGGTTATGTATTTTTCTGAAATCGTCTTACGTTGTCTCCAATGACATTCAAAAAACTCACTCCACAAATGGTTATAAAAAATCCCGATGTATCAAGGCTTTGAGCCACATCGGGACTGACTTAGTTGTGACAAATGTACGTTCCAAATCGATGACAAACTATATTACAAACGATGACAAAGTGAAAAACAACTCACATAACCTTTTCTCTATTGCAGTGGAACCAACCGCTGCCGCGATGCTTCAAACAGCAGCACCGTCGCGGCCATCGCGACGTTCAGTGATTCCGCTTTGCCCTGCATCGGAATAATCACCTGAACATCCGACTGTGCAGCGACCTCTGGCGACACGCCCTTGGCTTCGTTGCCGAGGATCAGCCACGTCGGCTGCCGCAGGTCCGTATCGTAACACGAGCGCTGCGCCTGCAGGCTCGTGGTCACAAGCCGCACGCCGCGCTCGCGCGCTCGCGGCAGCAGCTCAAGAAGATCTGCCTCCACAATCGGCAGATGATACATCGATCCCATCGTTGAGCGGATCGTTTTGGGATTGTACAGATCGACCGTGCCGCGGCCGAGCACAACAGCCTTAGCCCCGACGGCATCCGCGCTGCGAATGATCGTGCCAAGGTTGCCCGGATCCTGAACGCCGTCCAGGACCACCACAAGATCATGCTCGCCGGCGAGCAGCTCTTCCATGCCAAGCTGCGGCCGAGCCACAACGGCCAAAACCCCCTGTGGCGTCTGCGTATCTGAGCATTTTTCCAGCACAGC is drawn from Paenibacillus sp. V4I7 and contains these coding sequences:
- a CDS encoding alkene reductase, which gives rise to MEKLWSKTKIGKMELPHRLAMAPMTRSRAQQDGTPGEEASLYYAQRASMGLIITEGAQPSDDGQGYLWTPGIYTEKHIEGWRKVTDAVHGAGGYMYIQLMHAGRMSHPDNTPHHRQPVAPSPIAPGVEMFTVTGMQDIPVPRELSKEDIQTTIKDFRKAAAAAIAAGADGVEIHGANGYLINQFIAESSNTRTDEYGGSIENRARFAIEVARAIVDEIGAERTGFRISPGTPLGGIQDGEQGPELYRYLVQELAQLDLAYLHIMHLGNEELLRDIRSLWTNPLLVNRAGRALVDLSADIDSGLADLVPVGIWSLANPDLVERLQKGAPLNEADPATFFGHGSKGYTDYPTMTELASKER
- a CDS encoding SDR family oxidoreductase, which gives rise to MKYTVITGASSGIGYETALAFAARGKNLILVARRLDKLEELKSTIQNNHPDVDVVIRTSDLSVTDQAYTLYNDLKEYQIETWINNAGLGEGSFVAEQKLQKVETMLRVNIESLTILSTLYVRDYADVEGTQLINVSSALGYIIAVGSVAYSASKYYVSAFTEGLAKELELKGAKTKAKILAPAITETEFVKKSIDIEDFDYKANLPKYHTAKQMASFMLDLFDSNEVVGIVDQNYDFNLRGPIYPIFEGL
- a CDS encoding TetR/AcrR family transcriptional regulator translates to MARSKEFEINEVLDKAIQLFWTQGYEKTSMQELVDFMGIHRRSIYDTFGDKHALFMKALERYEAKQTQKMRFLVEKQKSVKELIREMFQLTLRNEGEPLGCLLVNSGVELGVLDPEVASLVEESYSKTEAFLTQLLQEGQQTGEIRANLEAKVMSRFLMNAWLGLRTLVKTTTDQQKLKDIVDTTLAVLD
- a CDS encoding helix-turn-helix domain-containing protein gives rise to the protein MHNLNQIEFAKLIGVSQGSLSDIESGKSKPSVETVVSIHLKFGCSLEWLLNGTESKKPLK
- a CDS encoding RNA methyltransferase: MTSSHTEIMSVQNARAKEWAQLLDRRGRDKQGKYIIEGYHLVEEALRAGAPVETIIYSLEKGVPAGLPEQVVGSVEWVGVSQAVLEKCSDTQTPQGVLAVVARPQLGMEELLAGEHDLVVVLDGVQDPGNLGTIIRSADAVGAKAVVLGRGTVDLYNPKTIRSTMGSMYHLPIVEADLLELLPRARERGVRLVTTSLQAQRSCYDTDLRQPTWLILGNEAKGVSPEVAAQSDVQVIIPMQGKAESLNVAMAATVLLFEASRQRLVPLQ